The bacterium DNA segment GAAGCAGACGTTGGTCACCATCGGCGCCGGCACCTCAAGGCGCCCCCTCTCCCTGCCGCCGGGTTCCAACGCGACGACCAGCCCCGGCGCCTGCGCTGTCGCGAGGGCCACCCAGATCGCCCCGTCCGCCGAGATCGCCAGGCCGTCTGGCGTCGCCGACTCCCACGAGGCCAGCAGCCGGCGCGAGCCGAGACCGTCACCCTCATCCACGGGAAAGGCCCAGAGGCACCGGCGGGCGGAATCGATCAGCAGCAGCGTCTTCCCGTCGGCCGAGAATGCGAGCCCGTTGGCAAACAGGACGTCATCGGCGAGCACCGTGACCGAGCCGTCGAGCTCGATGCGGAGAACATGGCTCGGTCTCGGACTCCCCTCGGGCGTCGGCGGGTCCAGGTTGAGAGCCCCCACGCAGATGCGTCCGCGGCCGTCGACCGTCAGGTCGTTGAAGCTGCGCACATCGCGCTCCGGGTCGGCTTCGAGCAGGACGCGCGAATCAAGCCCGTGCTTCCACGAAACGTTGCGTCCGGTGACAATCAGCCCACCTTGCTCATGGGCGGCCAAGCCTCCGATCCCGCGTCGATGCTCGATGACGGTCTCGACGCCGCCATCCGCGCCGATGCTGTAGACCCCGCCCCGGAGCACGTCGGAGAAGAGAAGGCGTCCTTCCGCGGCGTGGAAAGGGGCTTCGAGGATGCCGAAGCCGGAGGCGATCCGATGCACGATGTAAACGTTACCGAGAACCTTGACAGTCAGTCAAGGCGACCCCTAAGATGCACGGCATCATGACCGCGGTGATGACCGTTCTCGGCCCCATCGATTCCGGGGACCTGGGGTTCACGCTCACCCACGAGCACTTCTTCATCAACCTGCTTCGCGAGTACCGGGGTGAAGGCCTCCTCAACGATCCCGAGCTGGCCAAAGACGAGGTGCTGCGATTCAAGGCGGCGGGTGGCCGAACCGTCGTCGACTGCACGAGCATCGGGCTGCAGCGCGATCCAGCCGCCCTGCGCCGGCTGGCTCAGGAGACCGGCCTCAACGTGATCATGGGTTGCGGCCACTACCGGGATCCCTACATCGACCGCGGCTGGCTGGATTCACAGAGCGCCAACAAGGTCGCCGATCTCATTGTTCGCGACATCGACGTCGGCGCCGACGGCACCGGGATTCGAGCCGGCATCATCGGCGAGGTCGGTTGCGACAAGCGTTACGTCTCAGCGGCCGAGGAGCGTTCCCTGCGGGCCGCGGCCCGCGCGCACCTGCAGACCGGGCTGACCATCACGACGCACGCCGCTCGCTGGCCGGTGGGATTGCCTCAGCTGGAGATACTGCGGAGCGAGGGCGTCGATCCCGCTCGCGTGGTGATCGGCCACTGCGACACGGTGCCGTCATACGAGTACCACGAGGAGGTGGCGCGCCTCGGAGCCTGGGTGCAGTTCGACACGATCCGCGGCGAGAGCGAGTACGACATCGCCCACCGCGTGCGCATGGTGTTGAACCTGGTGAGCAAGGGCTTCATCGATCGGATCCTGCTTTCGCACGATGTGTGCCTGCGTTCGATGCTCAGGATCTGTGGTGGCGGGGGTTACGACCTGATCCCCACCGTTTTCCTCCCCCGGCTGCGGGAGGCGGGATTGTCGGCAGAGCAGCTCGCCAGGATTACCGTCGACAACCCGCGACGAGCATTGACCGGAGAGGAGGATTGATGGCCAGGCATCTTACGGAGACCAATCGACCGGCGGACGCCCGCTCGCGCGAGCCGTCTGAGGAGTACAGGCGGGCAGAGGCCGTCCTGCCGGGAGCCTGTCTGGGCGACTTTCGCCTGCCCTCCGAGCTGGCCTTCATCGCCGCCCGGGGCCAGGGCGCAACGGTCTGGGACACCGCCGGCAACCAGTACATCGACTATCTGTTGGGCTCCGGCCCGCTGGTGCTGGGCCATGCCCACCCGGCCGTCGTGGCGGCCGTCCAGGAGCAGGTGGCCAAGAGCTCGACCTTCTACACCCTCAACGAGCCGGCGATCGAGCTGGCGGAGAAGATCGTTGAGATGGTCCCCTGCGCGGAGGCGGTGAAGTACGCGAGCGACGGCACCGGGGCCACGTTCTACAGCCTGCGCCTCGCGCGTGCCTTCACCGGCAAGAACCTGGTCCTCAAGTTCGAGGGCGGCTTCCACGGTCATTCCGACTACGCGCTCCAGAGCTTCACGCCGTCGGTGCGAAGTGAATATCCGAAGCCGATCCCGGACTCCGCCGGCATCCCGCAGGCGGTCGGGGAGACCGTGCTGATCGTGCCCTTCAACGACCTCGAGATGGCGACGGAGGTGGCTGAGCTCCACCGAGACGACCTGGCGGCGATCATCGTCGAGCCTCATCAACGGGCGCTGGCGCCGCTGCCCGGCTTCCTGCAAGGGCTGCGTGCGCTCGCCGACCGCCTCGGCTGCCTGCTCGTGTTCGACGAGGTGGTGACCGGATTTCGCCTGGCTCCCGGCGGAGCCCAGGAGCTCTACGGTGTGACCCCCGACCTGGCGGCGCTGGGCAAGATAATGGGCGGCGGCCTGCCCATATCGGCGGTCGCCGGGCGTCGAGACGTGCTGGATCTCTCCATCCCCGATTCCGGCCCGAAGCGCGTCTACATCGGTGGGACGTTGAACGGCAATCCCCTGGCCGCTGCGGCCGGCCTGGCCGCGCTCCGCGCGGTGGTCGAGGAGAACGTCTGCGCCCAGCTGGTGGCCAACGGCGAGGCGCTCAGGGACGGCCTGATGGCCGCGGCCAAGCGGCTCTCGGTGCCGTTGCAGGTCATCGGTCACCCGTCGTTCACGGACGCCGTGTTCGGGACGGGACCGATCACCAACTACCGGGAATACCTGGCCACCAACCGCGCCGCGGCGAAGGCCTTCGGGCTGGAGCTACTCCGCCGCGGGATCTACCTCCGGCCGGCGAGCAAGATCTACATGTCGGCGGCGCACACGCCGGAGCAGCTCGAGTTCACCGTCGAAAAGGCCGAGGAGGCCATGCGGGTGGTTCGGGATCAGGGATTCTTCGATGCCTGAAGACCGGGGTGGGTGCCCTGGGCTAACCTTGACGCGGACCGGGCGCGGGGCCCCGCGGCGACCACCGCTGGCGCCGCAGGCGCGTCACCGCGCCGGCCGCACTGCCTTGGGGGGGTGAACTGAGGTCGCGTAGCCGCAGGGGCATAACCATCGAAGACGTGGCCCTCGCGTGCGGGGTTTCGGTGGCCACGGTCTCCCGCGTCGTGCGCGATCATCCCGATGTAAGAGCGGAGACCCGCGAGCGCGTGCGCCAGATCATCCAGGACATGGGCTATCGCCCGTCGCCGGCGGCGCGGGCCCTGGTGTCCGGCCGCCAGTGGGCCATCGGCTTGCTGGTCAGCGACATCGCCAACCCTTTCTATCCGCAGCTCGCGAAAAGCGTGGAGCGGGAGACGCGCAAGTTCGGGTGCGTGGTCGTCATGTGCAGCACCGAGGACGACGTGCGTGAAGCCAAGCGCAGCACGCAACGGCTGCTGGAGCAGGGCGTGGAGGGCATCATCCACGCCTCGGCCGGAAACGATGAGGAAGCGGTCCTCGCCCTGGTGGGCAATCCCAATCGCATCGTCTTCGCCAACCGCCGGCCACGCACTCCCGGCTGCAACTACGTCGTCTCGGACAACGTCGCCGGCGCCGCCGAGCTCACCCGGCACCTGCTCGCCGCGGGGCACCGGCGCATCGGCTTCATCAACGGTCCCAGCTACGCGTCCAACGCGGTGGAGCGGCTGCAGGGCTTCATCACGGCGCTCGAAGACGTGCCCGACGCCGAGCCGGTGGTGATCGAGGGGGGCATGACCTACGAGAGCGGGCTCCGCGCCGCTGAGACGTGGCTGCGGGTCCCGGGCCGGCCGACGGCCATCATCGGCGCCAACGACTCGATCGCGCTCGGGGCGATGGAGGCGATTCTGAAGGCCGGGCTGTCGGTCCCCGGCGATATCGCCGTCGCCGGATTCGATGACATCCAGCTCGCCTCGTCCTACGTCATCAGCCTGACCAGCGTCGCCCAGCACA contains these protein-coding regions:
- a CDS encoding phosphotriesterase-related protein (phosphotriesterase homology protein; PhP; YhfV; member of a family of proteins related to phosphotriesterase (PTE)) translates to MHGIMTAVMTVLGPIDSGDLGFTLTHEHFFINLLREYRGEGLLNDPELAKDEVLRFKAAGGRTVVDCTSIGLQRDPAALRRLAQETGLNVIMGCGHYRDPYIDRGWLDSQSANKVADLIVRDIDVGADGTGIRAGIIGEVGCDKRYVSAAEERSLRAAARAHLQTGLTITTHAARWPVGLPQLEILRSEGVDPARVVIGHCDTVPSYEYHEEVARLGAWVQFDTIRGESEYDIAHRVRMVLNLVSKGFIDRILLSHDVCLRSMLRICGGGGYDLIPTVFLPRLREAGLSAEQLARITVDNPRRALTGEED
- a CDS encoding aspartate aminotransferase family protein; translated protein: MARHLTETNRPADARSREPSEEYRRAEAVLPGACLGDFRLPSELAFIAARGQGATVWDTAGNQYIDYLLGSGPLVLGHAHPAVVAAVQEQVAKSSTFYTLNEPAIELAEKIVEMVPCAEAVKYASDGTGATFYSLRLARAFTGKNLVLKFEGGFHGHSDYALQSFTPSVRSEYPKPIPDSAGIPQAVGETVLIVPFNDLEMATEVAELHRDDLAAIIVEPHQRALAPLPGFLQGLRALADRLGCLLVFDEVVTGFRLAPGGAQELYGVTPDLAALGKIMGGGLPISAVAGRRDVLDLSIPDSGPKRVYIGGTLNGNPLAAAAGLAALRAVVEENVCAQLVANGEALRDGLMAAAKRLSVPLQVIGHPSFTDAVFGTGPITNYREYLATNRAAAKAFGLELLRRGIYLRPASKIYMSAAHTPEQLEFTVEKAEEAMRVVRDQGFFDA
- a CDS encoding LacI family transcriptional regulator; protein product: MALACGVSVATVSRVVRDHPDVRAETRERVRQIIQDMGYRPSPAARALVSGRQWAIGLLVSDIANPFYPQLAKSVERETRKFGCVVVMCSTEDDVREAKRSTQRLLEQGVEGIIHASAGNDEEAVLALVGNPNRIVFANRRPRTPGCNYVVSDNVAGAAELTRHLLAAGHRRIGFINGPSYASNAVERLQGFITALEDVPDAEPVVIEGGMTYESGLRAAETWLRVPGRPTAIIGANDSIALGAMEAILKAGLSVPGDIAVAGFDDIQLASSYVISLTSVAQHIDQMARRSVRILMGMLEDPTRKKVVQEVIQPTLLVRRSTSAPALAAPPRTLIRA